The genomic interval CAAATCATTTGGTATTCAACATTTTGTATATTTAGGAAATAATTTTCAAGACTTGAATTGGCGAAAAATGGATCCTATGAATTTAATAACGTTTATTGAGTCTAAACTTTAATATTATGGAAACAGTGTTTAGATCAGGTTTTGTAAACTTAGTAGGATTGCCGAATAGTGGTAAATCGACTTTAATAAATGCGCTCACCGGTGAAAAAATGGCGATTATTTCACCTAAACCACAAACCACAAGACAACGAATTTTAGGATTTGTAAATGATGACTTTTGTCAAATTATTTTTTCAGATACACCCGGATTTATAGACAATGCTGCCTATCCATTGCATCTTACCATGAACATGCAAGTAAAACTTGCATTAGAAGATGCGGATTTATTACTTCTTGTTATAGACTCGAGTAAAACCCTGGAATTACCTACACACTTTTTAGAATTATTAAATGAAATCAAGATACCGATTCTATTTTGTTTAAATAAAATTGATAAATCAAATTTTCAATTGGTGGATCAAATGGTAAATTATCTTCAATCTTTACATTTACCGATTCAATCAATTCATAAAATTTCAGCTTTAAATAATTTAGGATTGGATGTGCTCTATACTGAAATAAAATCCCTCCTTCCAAAGCATCCTGCCTATTTTCCTGATGACCTATTGAGCAATCGACCGTTGCGGTTTTTTTTATCAGAAATGATTCGCGAACAAATTTACAAATTGTATGATGCTGAAATTCCGTATCATTGCTTTGTCGTAATCGAGCGATGTAAAGGTGTAGATGACAAGAAAGATATGGCTGTAATTGATGCTCATATTTATGTAGGGAAACAATCCCAGGTGCCTATTTTAATTGGCAAAAATGGGTCCAAATTAAAAGAACTAGGAACCAAAGCCAGATTAGAAATAGAACACTATCTGAACCAAAAAGTATATTTAAGTTTAAGTG from Saprospiraceae bacterium carries:
- the era gene encoding GTPase Era is translated as METVFRSGFVNLVGLPNSGKSTLINALTGEKMAIISPKPQTTRQRILGFVNDDFCQIIFSDTPGFIDNAAYPLHLTMNMQVKLALEDADLLLLVIDSSKTLELPTHFLELLNEIKIPILFCLNKIDKSNFQLVDQMVNYLQSLHLPIQSIHKISALNNLGLDVLYTEIKSLLPKHPAYFPDDLLSNRPLRFFLSEMIREQIYKLYDAEIPYHCFVVIERCKGVDDKKDMAVIDAHIYVGKQSQVPILIGKNGSKLKELGTKARLEIEHYLNQKVYLSLSVKLRKDWRDNTAFLNKSSIFQ